One segment of Podospora pseudopauciseta strain CBS 411.78 chromosome 5 map unlocalized CBS411.78m_5.2, whole genome shotgun sequence DNA contains the following:
- a CDS encoding uncharacterized protein (EggNog:ENOG503P1YJ; COG:E) gives MWSKMEEDSGKLINSVWSRELDLPPSCVEFCPAHPSYFLVGTYNLQKDDVDAHTPEQDAGDDDNKDDVKSQAAKPKKAQSRNGSILVFQLQDDNNIVPIQTEPQPSALLDLHFNPIEGFWDICATVSSTATLAIFKLSPGPEDDKPLKHLNTMDISSLSGGDISASDGSEILFLSVCWHPSRADMLAVTTNTGHVYLVHLPAWDKGWKLLPEPATTHTLEAWTVNLSPYLGPTNSPEEVFFRIFSGGDDSKLRFGTVIWSPSDDHLTETISAVEARGHDAGVTAILPLFVLEDGSELLVTGSYDENIRLFSLAPYGRPKNLVEIGLGGGVWRLKLINLDKTPSPTYNWRARILASCMHAGSRVVDVLQTVDGEHHVRVLGRFEEHKSMNYGSDFHPQRKDSLTAVSTSFYDRLLCLWQLDIA, from the exons ATGTGGAGTAAAATGGAAGAAGATTCGGGCAAGCTGATCAATTCAGTTTGGTCACGGGAGTTGGATCTTCCACCAAGTTGTGTTGAGTTTTGCCCAGCTCACCCGTCTTACTTTCTGGTCGGGACCTACAATCTACAGAAAGACGACGTTGATGCGCACACGCCAGAGCAAGACGCCGGTGACGATGACAACAAAGACGACGTGAAGTCACAGGCTGCTAAGCCAAAGAAAGCTCAAAGTCGAAATGGAagcatcctcgtcttccaaTTACAGGACGATAACAACAT AGTTCCTATTCAAACTGAGCCTCAGCCATCTGCTTTGCTGGATCTTCATTTCAACCCGATTGAGGGATTTTGGGACATTTGCGCAACGGTCTCAAGTACGGCTACCCTTGCCATCTTCAAGCTCTCGCCCGGTCCTGAAGATGACAAGCCTTTAAAGCACCTAAACACGATGGACATTTCATCGTTGTCAGGAGGGGATATTTCTGCTTCGGATGGGTCGGAAATATTGTTTCTATCTGTTTGCTGGCACCCATCCCGAGCAGATATGCTGGCGGTTACCACTAATACCGGCCATGTCTACTTGGTGCATCTGCCAGCTTGGGACAAGGGCTGGAAACTTCTGCCAGAGCCGGCGACTACTCACACATTGGAGGCCTGGACGGTGAATCTATCGCCTTATCTCGGGCCCACTAACTCGCCAGAAGAAGTATTTTTCAGAATATTCTCGGGGGGTGATGACTCCAAACTGCGTTTTGGAACAGTTATCTGGAGTCCCTCAGACGATCATCTCACTGAGACTATTTCTGCTGTCGAGGCCAGGGGTCATGATGCTGGAGTAACAGCAATCTTGCCTCTCTTTGTCCTAGAAGATGGATCGGAGCTGCTTGTCACAGGGAGTTATGATGAGAATATCAGACTCTTTTCACTGGCTCCATATGGGAGGCCCAAAAACCTCGTCGAGATAGGACTTGGGGGAGGTGTGTGGAGGCTGAAATTAATCAATCTTGACAAGACACCGAGCCCGACCTACAACTGGAGGGCACGGATATTGGCATCATGCATGCATGCCGgctcgagggtggtggatgttctGCAAACCGTGGATGGAGAGCACCATGTTCGAGTTCTTGGCCGGTTTGAGGAACACAAGAGTATGAACTATGGAAGCGACTTTCATCCCCAGAGAAAAGACAGCTTGACAGCTGTGTCGACTAGTTTCTATGATAGGCTCCTCTGTTTGTGGCAACTAGATATAGCATGA
- the naa30 gene encoding N-alpha-acetyltransferase 30 (COG:S; BUSCO:EOG092645LS; EggNog:ENOG503P3XV) translates to MEQSSRVEHPPRELKYIQYEHRLETQYLPAIRALISKDLSEPYSIYVYRYFLYQWGHLCYLAIDPEDSSLVGVIICKLEAHASHSPPTLRGYIAMLAVSSAYRGHGVATTLVKMAIDSMKSRNADEVVLETEETNIPAMRLYERLGFLRSKKLHRYYLNGNSAYRLVLLLRPVDLDSAADLALDDAEIYR, encoded by the exons ATGGAGCAGAGCTCGCGCGTCGAACACCCCCCACGGGAACTGAAGTACATACAATATGAGCATCGTCTCGAGACTCAATATCTACCGGCAATCCGCGCCTTGATCTCCAAGGACCTCAGCGAGCCCTACAGCATCTATGTCTACCGCTACTTTCTCTACCAATGGGGCCATCTGTGTTACCTT GCCATCGACCCTGAAGACTCCTCCCTAGTTGGCGTCATAATCTGCAAGCTCGAAGCCCATGCCTCCCATTCGCCCCCCACCTTGCGGGGATATATCGCTATGCTTGCCGTGTCATCTGCCTACCGCGGACATGGCGTGGCAACGACACTGGTCAAGATGGCCATCGACTCTATGAAGAGCCGCAATGCCGACGAGGTGGTTCTTGAGACAGAAGAGACAAATATTCCCGCAATGAGGCTATATGAGCGGTTGGGCTTCCTGAGATCCAAGAAACTCCATCGCTATTACCTAAACGGCAATAGCGCATACAGGCTGGTCCTTTTGTTGAGGCCAGTTGATCTGGACTCGGCGGCTGATCTGGCGTTGGACGATGCTGAAATTTATCGATGA
- a CDS encoding uncharacterized protein (COG:S; EggNog:ENOG503P4CJ) gives MDDSDDSDFYGSPKTVSRLKSRVAAYNTPSYWSSQEARTKLITSRITPSEFTSQSPPVSGRLHNAYANIPHAAYQLTESIPQFLARLPPATTNCRFGLEWIFIANPYLPPRPPSDHDRFMRAGRERLDLFKSFIDKTTAAYPNSPLVAKRHIAVARKETIEDLKQLAVECRKTSGKWMLFSDAAFVNDTWEKVARAVANHQLGTAAKVATRMPVEYDDGHAEKKERLICVYTEDFTDKDDVARVLRRMKELELVKQGPGARQIYYKAGASGRLTVSRA, from the exons ATGGATGACTCCGACGATTCGGACTTCTACG GCTCCCCCAAAACCGTCTCCAGGCTCAAGTCTCGAGTTGCCGCCTACAACACACCTTCTTACTGGTCCTCCCAAGAAGCACGCACCAAACTCATCACCTCCCGAATCACTCCTTCGGAATTCACCTCCCAGTCCCCTCCAGTCTCAGGACGCCTTCACAACGCCTACGCCAATATCCCCCACGCCGCCTACCAACTCACAGAATCCATCCCCCAGTTCCTCGCCCGCCTACCCCCAGCCACAACCAACTGCCGCTTTGGCCTAGAATGGATCTTCATCGCCAACCCctacctccctccccgtcccccctcCGACCACGACCGCTTTATGAGAGCCGGCCGTGAACGTCTTGACCTGTTCAAATCCTTCATTGACAAGACCACCGCTGCCTACCCCAACTCTCCCCTGGTCGCCAAACGACATATTGCCGTGGCCAGAAAGGAGACAATAGAGGACCTAAAACAGTTAGCGGTGGAGTGCCGCAAGACTTCTGGGAAATGGATGCTGTTCTCGGACGCAGCGTTCGTTAATGATACGTGGGAGAAGGTTGCCAGGGCGGTGGCGAATCATCAGTTGGGGACTGCGGCCAAGGTGGCGACGAGGATGCCTGTGGAGTATGATGATGGGCACGCtgagaagaaagagagacTGATATGCGTCTATACTGAGGATTTTACGGATAAGGATGATGTGGCGAGagtgttgaggaggatgaaagAGCTGGAGTTGGTGAAGCAGGGCCCGGGAGCGAGGCAGATCTACTACAAGGCTGGTGCGTCGGGGCGGTTGACGGTCTCTCGAGCATGA